Proteins encoded together in one Tripterygium wilfordii isolate XIE 37 chromosome 14, ASM1340144v1, whole genome shotgun sequence window:
- the LOC120014984 gene encoding outer envelope pore protein 16-2, chloroplastic: MSSSGNMENRSFIDELRSFDKGGFFDLGHPLLNRIAESFVKAAGIGAIQAASREAYFTALESTGLDSSSGPTEISAAKKSRFPDLRGETNRKSLEAMVKNTGKESIQWGLAAGLYSGLTYGLKEARGAHDWKNSAVAGAITGMALALTSEDASHEQVVQCAITGAAISTAANMLAGIF, from the exons ATGAGCAGCAGCGGTAACATGGAGAACCGGTCTTTTATCGATGAGCTCCGTAGCTTTGACAAAGGTGGCTTCTTCGACCTCGGTCACCCTCTCCTCAACCGTATTGCAGAGAGCTTCGTCAAAGCTGCTGGT ATCGGAGCGATTCAAGCGGCGTCGAGGGAGGCTTATTTTACAGCTCTTGAAA GTACTGGACTTGATTCATCAAGTGGTCCGACGGAGATCTCGGCTGCCAAGAAGAGCAGATTCCCTGATCTCAGAG GAGAAACCAACAGAAAATCACTGGAAGCCATG GTGAAGAACACAGGGAAGGAATCAATTCAATGGG GATTAGCTGCTGGTCTGTATTCAGGACTCACTTATGGCCTAAAGGAGGCTCGTGGAGCTCATGATTGG AAAAACAGTGCTGTGGCAGGAGCAATTACAGGCATGGCGCTTGCGCTAACATCCGAAGACGCCTCCCATGAGCAGGTTGTGCAATGCGCCATCACTGGAGCTGCCATTTCAACTGCTGCAAATATGCTTGCCGGGATATTTTGA